One Cetobacterium sp. ZOR0034 DNA window includes the following coding sequences:
- a CDS encoding MipA/OmpV family protein: MKKYLLLGALAISSLTMANEVQSIGIATTFSNSIYRAKDQIRPLPLVNLSYDRFFINGGTVGIKAYEEDGFSWSVIGEPLGGYFEGWSISNSDMDKGYNIKDRKSQLMGGLSMDFDFTEDTVGNINYIWGEHGSKGEINLSKIIYINDRVAILPTLSFKYYDKEFLNYYVGVSQEEAIRSPKINKSYSTSDSFSAGANIAIETNITEQLVVNTFVGVEYFDDKISDSPIVRSNNQVYGGIGIRYSF; encoded by the coding sequence ATGAAAAAATATTTATTACTAGGAGCATTAGCAATTAGCTCTTTGACTATGGCTAATGAAGTTCAATCAATAGGGATAGCAACAACATTCTCAAATTCAATTTATAGAGCTAAAGACCAAATAAGACCCTTACCATTGGTTAATTTGAGTTACGATAGATTTTTTATAAATGGTGGAACAGTAGGAATTAAAGCATATGAGGAAGATGGTTTTTCTTGGTCAGTAATTGGAGAACCATTAGGTGGATATTTTGAAGGATGGTCTATTAGTAATTCTGATATGGATAAGGGTTATAATATAAAAGATAGAAAGAGTCAATTGATGGGTGGTTTATCAATGGATTTTGATTTTACAGAAGATACAGTTGGAAATATAAATTATATATGGGGAGAACATGGTTCAAAAGGAGAAATAAATCTTTCTAAGATTATTTATATAAATGATAGAGTGGCAATTTTACCAACATTATCTTTTAAATATTATGATAAAGAGTTTTTAAATTATTATGTAGGAGTTTCTCAAGAAGAAGCTATAAGAAGTCCTAAAATTAATAAAAGTTATTCAACATCAGATTCTTTTAGTGCAGGAGCTAATATAGCAATAGAAACAAACATAACAGAGCAACTTGTGGTTAATACATTTGTGGGAGTAGAGTATTTTGATGATAAAATTTCAGATTCTCCAATTGTAAGAAGTAATAATCAAGTATACGGGGGAATTGGAATAAGATATTCATTTTAA